In Oligoflexia bacterium, a single window of DNA contains:
- a CDS encoding type IV toxin-antitoxin system AbiEi family antitoxin, producing MNIFADKASLVLRHLLRYPEKPWVISEIVESLGLSQGLVAKVILELRQQGFLKGEARGPKASSKLRHAEELLDQWTKQYQFNKNHTMAFYSSDKNILKILKNTLSPSKSVSYALTLHTGANFMTHYVRDQNVYAYLPAENFDNQVEELRKQLNLLELKQGGNVFFIKPWYRNSIFYNAQKIKGYSVVSNLQLYLDLFNYPDRGNEQALQLKRVLKEKGVPLA from the coding sequence ATGAATATATTTGCAGACAAAGCTAGTTTGGTTCTTAGACATCTTCTCCGATACCCAGAGAAGCCTTGGGTTATTTCTGAGATTGTGGAAAGTCTTGGGTTAAGCCAGGGTTTGGTTGCCAAAGTGATCCTGGAGCTAAGACAGCAAGGGTTTCTTAAAGGTGAAGCTCGGGGGCCTAAAGCTTCTTCCAAACTTCGTCACGCCGAAGAACTTCTTGATCAGTGGACCAAACAGTACCAATTTAACAAAAATCATACGATGGCTTTTTATAGTTCTGACAAAAATATTTTAAAAATCCTTAAAAATACTTTGAGCCCATCAAAATCTGTTTCTTATGCCCTCACCTTACATACCGGTGCAAACTTCATGACCCACTATGTTCGTGATCAAAATGTGTATGCCTATTTACCTGCAGAGAATTTTGATAATCAAGTTGAAGAGCTACGAAAACAGCTTAACCTCCTTGAACTTAAACAAGGCGGGAATGTTTTTTTCATTAAACCTTGGTATAGAAATTCTATCTTTTACAATGCACAAAAAATTAAAGGTTATTCAGTTGTGTCAAATTTACAGCTTTACTTAGACTTATTTAATTATCCCGACCGAGGAAATGAACAAGCTTTGCAACTTAAACGCGTCTTAAAAGAAAAAGGAGTGCCACTTGCCTGA
- a CDS encoding DNA cytosine methyltransferase encodes MLNVVDFFSGCGGTSLGFENVGFKIIGALDFDRDSAQTYKNNFPKAIFIQENIRNFKEEELKIIIERSTGPLLFSGCAPCQPFSNQKKHTQKNDSRKSLLLEFLRFISFWKPEYIFLENVPGIQNISRSNGIFKKFTFQLEELGYKFEIGNIYASELGVPQKRKRFILIGCLKPYRLRSLQTIVNHYKHRQYTTREFIQDLPPIEAGETHEQIPNHVSSKLSKENIQRIILTPEGGDRRDWPEHLKNGCHKNYSGHTDVYGRMKWDALAATLTTKCTSYSNGRFGHPEQNRAISVREAARLQTFPDNFIFSGSITSCARQVGNAVPPRMAERISECFII; translated from the coding sequence ATGTTGAACGTAGTTGATTTTTTTAGTGGATGCGGGGGAACAAGTTTAGGCTTTGAAAATGTCGGCTTTAAAATAATTGGTGCTCTTGATTTTGATAGAGATTCAGCTCAAACATATAAAAATAATTTTCCCAAAGCTATATTTATTCAAGAAAATATTAGAAATTTTAAAGAAGAAGAGCTTAAAATTATTATTGAGAGGTCAACGGGGCCACTGCTTTTTAGCGGTTGTGCGCCTTGCCAACCTTTCAGTAATCAAAAAAAACATACTCAAAAAAATGATAGTAGAAAGTCACTTCTACTGGAGTTCCTGAGATTTATTTCTTTTTGGAAGCCGGAGTATATTTTTCTTGAAAACGTTCCAGGGATACAGAATATAAGTAGGTCAAATGGTATATTTAAAAAATTTACTTTTCAGTTAGAAGAACTTGGATATAAATTTGAAATAGGTAATATTTATGCATCAGAGTTAGGTGTTCCTCAAAAAAGAAAGAGATTTATTCTTATTGGGTGTTTAAAACCTTATAGGCTCAGATCGCTTCAAACAATAGTGAATCATTATAAACATAGGCAATATACTACACGCGAGTTCATTCAAGATTTGCCTCCAATTGAAGCGGGAGAAACACATGAACAAATACCAAATCATGTATCTTCTAAATTATCAAAAGAAAATATTCAAAGAATTATATTAACTCCAGAAGGTGGAGATAGAAGAGATTGGCCAGAGCATTTAAAAAATGGTTGTCATAAAAATTACTCTGGTCATACAGATGTATATGGAAGAATGAAATGGGATGCATTAGCAGCTACTTTAACAACTAAGTGTACGAGCTACTCTAATGGACGATTTGGACATCCAGAACAAAACAGGGCTATTAGTGTCCGCGAAGCTGCGAGGCTACAAACTTTTCCTGATAATTTTATTTTTTCTGGAAGTATTACATCGTGTGCTAGGCAAGTTGGAAATGCAGTGCCTCCTAGGATGGCGGAAAGAATTTCAGAATGTTTTATTATTTAA
- a CDS encoding GSU2403 family nucleotidyltransferase fold protein codes for MPDASFLLLLQTLKDLKPFLSHLVLVGGWVPYIYSQYVWKLSHIPRGTADIDFGLKDITYKGKSTIAHKLKQKQYGEHHINMGKLRPYIPVAKHGDERADVEFITSANPETFKSLVGKDIKINQIENFDLLLEKPLRMPIEGLNIQIPRPSIFIFHKLLTFVERQGQFKREKDLYYAYFMLLFHSDNEQVSQEIKQLILKKPQGKTVEKNIKNYFDDEFDQGPRIIGQQIKATSIQTFVKDVQQDSFERLRKLLP; via the coding sequence TTGCCTGATGCTTCTTTTCTTCTTTTGCTTCAAACCCTGAAAGATTTAAAACCATTCTTATCTCATTTGGTTTTGGTGGGTGGATGGGTACCCTATATTTATTCCCAATATGTTTGGAAGCTGAGTCATATACCTAGAGGTACAGCGGACATCGATTTTGGATTAAAAGACATTACCTACAAAGGAAAAAGTACCATTGCTCATAAACTGAAGCAAAAGCAATATGGAGAACATCACATAAATATGGGTAAACTACGTCCATATATTCCAGTTGCAAAACACGGGGATGAACGAGCCGATGTTGAATTCATTACATCTGCTAATCCCGAAACATTTAAAAGCTTGGTTGGCAAAGATATCAAAATCAACCAAATCGAAAATTTTGATCTCCTCCTTGAAAAGCCTTTACGAATGCCCATAGAGGGCTTGAATATCCAGATCCCTCGCCCGTCTATATTTATTTTCCATAAACTGCTTACATTTGTCGAGCGTCAAGGCCAGTTTAAACGAGAGAAAGACCTTTATTATGCTTATTTCATGTTGCTATTTCATTCGGACAATGAACAAGTCAGCCAAGAAATTAAACAGCTCATTCTGAAAAAGCCGCAGGGAAAAACGGTAGAGAAGAATATTAAAAACTATTTTGATGACGAATTTGACCAAGGGCCTCGTATTATTGGGCAACAAATCAAGGCTACTTCCATTCAAACCTTTGTTAAAGACGTCCAGCAAGATTCTTTTGAGCGCTTGCGAAAGCTTTTACCTTAA
- a CDS encoding AAA family ATPase, which translates to MNSFDEIEEIKNRFQKGKEYNPYISFIKFCSYKNLVPESELIFEFPLTLLIGKNGTNKSSILHALYGCPEGNSTGEYWFESYVDLIKQRSVYWYKYISDEAGQEVEVAKSRIKKQSPKYKLIDSSYWEPTRPLVDFGMKPIQEIKEGDPIPPGRSKTRWNAIKKKVIYLDFRSEISAFDRAFYFDSKGGGSRPKQRRYLFKRSKLLKNALDKKLKSKTYYGKEKISEHYNFSIEELQVASDILDIKYSDITYIEHDFYNLGGFSIYINKDLNDEKYSEAFAGSGEASVIRLIYAIENAKNRALILLDEPETSLHIGAQIKLQKYILKKITEKKLQVILSTHSPYFATGLPDCAIKLLISNPGLDNKIQIINSAVASESSFHLGYTYQDKEKLYIYVEDSLSKYIVTYVQKKLLNDSKRDRISIEIYPGGTSSMVSFAAMMSSGKVRNSIFLFDGDFKKEEIPEDEKILVKKVLGYFGEYRVYSWFK; encoded by the coding sequence ATGAATTCTTTTGATGAAATTGAAGAAATAAAAAATAGGTTCCAAAAAGGCAAAGAGTATAATCCCTATATTTCATTTATTAAATTTTGTTCTTATAAAAACTTAGTTCCTGAATCGGAATTAATATTTGAATTTCCTTTAACTTTATTAATTGGCAAAAATGGAACAAATAAAAGTTCAATTCTTCACGCGTTATATGGTTGTCCAGAGGGTAACTCAACTGGAGAGTATTGGTTTGAGTCTTATGTAGATTTAATCAAACAAAGATCTGTATATTGGTATAAATATATTAGTGATGAAGCTGGTCAAGAAGTGGAAGTGGCAAAGTCAAGGATAAAAAAACAATCTCCAAAATATAAATTAATCGATTCCAGTTATTGGGAGCCAACTAGACCATTGGTTGACTTCGGTATGAAACCTATACAAGAAATAAAAGAAGGTGATCCGATTCCCCCTGGAAGATCAAAAACTAGGTGGAATGCGATAAAAAAGAAAGTAATATATTTAGACTTTAGATCCGAAATTAGTGCATTTGACAGAGCATTTTATTTCGATTCAAAAGGAGGTGGGAGTCGCCCTAAGCAAAGAAGGTATTTGTTTAAACGTTCAAAGTTATTAAAAAATGCTTTAGATAAGAAGCTTAAAAGTAAAACTTACTATGGAAAAGAAAAAATTTCTGAACATTATAATTTTTCTATAGAAGAGTTGCAGGTGGCTTCTGATATCCTCGATATTAAATATTCCGATATAACTTATATAGAACATGATTTTTATAATTTGGGTGGTTTTTCAATTTATATCAACAAAGATTTAAATGATGAAAAATATTCAGAGGCATTTGCAGGTAGTGGTGAGGCAAGCGTTATTCGGTTAATTTACGCAATCGAAAATGCAAAAAATAGAGCTTTGATTTTATTAGATGAACCAGAAACATCGTTACATATTGGTGCACAAATAAAATTGCAAAAATATATTTTAAAAAAAATTACAGAAAAAAAATTACAGGTAATATTATCAACCCACTCACCATATTTTGCAACAGGTCTTCCTGACTGTGCAATTAAGCTGTTGATATCTAACCCAGGTTTAGATAATAAAATTCAAATTATTAACTCTGCGGTTGCGTCTGAAAGCTCTTTTCATTTAGGGTACACTTATCAAGATAAAGAAAAACTGTACATATATGTGGAGGATAGTTTATCAAAATATATAGTAACTTATGTTCAAAAAAAGTTACTAAATGATAGTAAGAGAGATAGGATATCTATTGAAATATATCCAGGCGGCACATCTAGTATGGTTTCTTTTGCAGCAATGATGTCTAGCGGAAAAGTGAGAAATAGTATTTTCCTATTTGATGGAGATTTTAAAAAGGAAGAAATTCCTGAAGATGAAAAAATTCTTGTGAAAAAAGTACTCGGTTATTTTGGGGAGTATAGGGTGTATTCCTGGTTTAAGTAA